A window of Phenylobacterium sp. NIBR 498073 genomic DNA:
ACCGCGCGCTCGCAGGCCGCGACTACCTGATGGGCAAGGACCTGACCGCCGCCGACATCCAGATGAGCTTCGTCGGCGAGGTGGCCGGGGCCTTCGGCCAGTTCGAAACCTATCCGCATATCGCCGCCTGGGTGCGCCGGTTCCAGGACCGTCCAGCCTATCGCGCGGCCCTGGCCAAGGGCGGCCCCTACAACCTCGGCCCCAAGACCTAGAGCCCTTCGGATAGTGGGCTAGGCGCGGGCCAGGGCGGCGACTAGCCGCCCCGGACCCTGGCGAAGGTCGAAGGCTAGGCCGGCGGCGGCGAGATTGGCGCCCACCGCCTCGCCGATCCGTTTCGCCTGCGCCTCTCCCGGCGCATCGAACACCAGCGCCAGGCGGCCGCCGGGCGCCAGCGTGCGGCGCAGGGCGGCGAGCCCCGCGCCGTCGGTGGTCCAGAACAGGTTCACATTGATCGCCAGGACCGCGTCGAAGGCGGCGGCCGGCAGGTCGGAGGTCTCCAGCGCGCCGCAGATCAGCCGCGAGCTCCCGCCCAGCCGCGCGGCGGCGGCCTCGATCGCCTTGGCCGAGCGATCCAGCGCGGTGACCTCGCAGCCGGCGGCGACCAGCTCGGCGGCGGCCACGCCGGACCCGCAGCCGATCTCCAGCACGCGCTCGCCGCGCGCCGGGGCCAGCAGCTCCAGCGCCCAGGCGATGCGCGCGGGCAGGCTCATCGCGCCCAAGGATCGTCCAGCACGCCGTCGATGAAGTCGAAGACGGCGGCCTTGGTCAGGGCGTGCGGAATGGCCGAGAAGTGGTCGCAGCCGGGGATCACCACCCCGCGCCCGTCGCCGAACGCCTGCGCCAGCAGTTCGGGATCGCCGTTGGTCTCGCGCTGGCCGGCCACCGCCAGCATCGGCATCGGCAGGGTCGCAAAGCCCTCGGTGTCCAGCGGCGGGTTCTGGGCCTGGACGAAGGCGGCCAGGGCGCGGCGATCCTCGCCCTGTTCGTCGGCGAACTGGCGGAAGCTCTTGAGGAACGGCTCGGTGATGGTCTCCGGATCGTCGGCCAGCATGGCCTGGGCCATCACCTCGCTCCGCGCCGAGGGCCGCTCGCTCAGCATCTTGTCGCCGACCCCGCCGAGGATCAGGTTCGAGAATCGGTGCGGCGCGGCCAGGGCGGCGGCGGCGGCGACGCGCGCGCCCATCGAGTAACCGAACAGGTCGACCCGGTTGACGCCGAGGTGGTCCATCAGCTCGACCACGT
This region includes:
- a CDS encoding class I SAM-dependent methyltransferase, translating into MSLPARIAWALELLAPARGERVLEIGCGSGVAAAELVAAGCEVTALDRSAKAIEAAAARLGGSSRLICGALETSDLPAAAFDAVLAINVNLFWTTDGAGLAALRRTLAPGGRLALVFDAPGEAQAKRIGEAVGANLAAAGLAFDLRQGPGRLVAALARA
- a CDS encoding alpha/beta fold hydrolase; amino-acid sequence: MDFTTSDGFTLAYDDQAPADYERAILLVHGFTSNRNEGWKRTGWYAALERRRFRVIALDQRGHGLSGKAYEPDAYLRENLARDVVELMDHLGVNRVDLFGYSMGARVAAAAALAAPHRFSNLILGGVGDKMLSERPSARSEVMAQAMLADDPETITEPFLKSFRQFADEQGEDRRALAAFVQAQNPPLDTEGFATLPMPMLAVAGQRETNGDPELLAQAFGDGRGVVIPGCDHFSAIPHALTKAAVFDFIDGVLDDPWAR